The Hypomesus transpacificus isolate Combined female unplaced genomic scaffold, fHypTra1 scaffold_48, whole genome shotgun sequence genome contains the following window.
AATACCCACGTGGAATTTGAAAATAGCCAAATGACTAATATCAGTTTCAGACAAAGTGACAGACACCTCTTAAGAATTGTGTCATCTACTCAAATTGGCTGGATATAATCTCAATACAGATTTGCTGTTGCATCTTGCCTAAAACACTTTCTATCACCAAGGAATTTTATATAGCAGTTAGTTTAAACAACAAACTTTTTTTCCAAATGAAAGTTGCACAAGGAGTGAGGAGGACCTACGAGACAAACAGGTTGAAGTAAGTTGAGTTGGtaggatgaggagaggtggaggcataGCATCTGTCAAGGAGCACATAGTACCTGTTGGGAAAGAAAGGCTTGATTATAATTTATGAGATTAGAGGCAATAGGCAGTAAAGTAGTCTATTACTAGTTCAAATGCAAACATTCTAACAATCCAACTGTTGGACAGTAAGTATAGTAGAAGAGTCGTACTGTGCGGTCAGGTTAGTGGCCTGGACCTGAACGTAGACCTTAGTTCTAAGCTCAATGCCCAGAGGGGGAATGACCAGTGGGGAGGTATAGTTAGAATcctgaggagagaagaaaaatgaCATAACTGGTCCAAATGTGCCAGCTAAAATGTCTGAAAACCAGCTAAGCATTTAACCACTGTCGTCAACATGATTTGATAaatgcatttattttatttgtccAACCCAGATCTACCAATTAACCAGAGATGCATGAGTCACAAAAACTGACTTACTGCGTACAGAGCCATGCTCAAAGTACTGATGAAACTTCCATTGTTGTCTTTCACAGCAATGGAGGATGCTGACCTGAGGGTTGAGAAAAGGGAAGTAGTGACAGAGCACAGTGAGATATAAAACAACTTTCAGTAGAAGATTTTGTACATATTGTTACATTTAAAAGAGAGGGCCTGATATTGGGGTCAACTCAGTACACTCAGAATACTGGATTTTGGCAGTATAACACATATTTCCTAAAGCATCATGTTAGattttagcctgacgttgtcatactcataattctagtcagaatatgagtctgaaaactctccgttgggctgtgactacgggtcgtgtttcaaccgaactcataaaacaaatgcctcttcgctcaattggatagacctacaaccaatcagagcaacgtaatatgttgtttgttgaaaacgaattcaacccaagcgctctttcgtgacgttgttgattacgttactgttgatcatctgtccatcatcgtataaagcccgccctggcaatttcattggtccgtcccgattctggttttctgtagttgtccccaattcgagaccctccagacccaacttcccgaccaattttttttgtgggcggggagaagttgggctggcagccaggctagttagATTTATCTGAAGGGGTGATAATCCCCCCAAAATATATCTGGAATGGCAGATCTAGATCCTAAAGTGACTAGTCATATCTTTCATGAAGTTGATGTTTTTATACATTAAACAGATTATTCTATGAATTGTTTAATGCTTTAGTTCTTATCACGGTTTTGCCTTTTCAAAGCCAAACTATTACTACCCCCTCCTAATGCAGTACCAAATGATCAGAAGTCTCATTGAAATAATTTTGACAACAGATAAGCCTAAAAATTTCACCTGTGTAGTTTAGTTCGGGATACGATTTGATTTAGTTACAGATTAGATTCAAACAAAAATGCTATACTTTGTTGAGATTTAGTTTAGAACTCTTTTACACCCTAAACCACCTCTTCATTCAGTTTTTGTTCTTAGTTCCTACCATTAAACACGCAAAACATTTGACAATGCTTCAATATGAAATAATACTGCTCAAGGTTTAACTATGGCTGCATGTTAGCAAGACAAAAAGCCAAAGTGATGATCTTACACATCGATTCGGGTGTTGTTGATCAGGTACTCCAGAGGGTAGGCACAGGAGTAGTAATACTTGAGTTCAGCATTGTACGTGACAGTTCCTGTGGTGGGGTCATACGATCTGACTACACCACTGATGTTAACAGTTTGAATGTTGGAGAAGTCTGAGAAAACTCCCGTTCCTGCAGAGCTGGTTGTCTGCGTACATTGTTAGAAAGAGAGGTTTAAAAGACTTTCTATTTTGTTCTATTTTCACAGTATTGTGACAACATGTCTGCAGTATTTACTAAAGAGCTGCAGAATGTTGTTCAAGCACAGAACATGCATAGAATGTTTTTTATTGTCCACTTACCATGAATACACTACCACAAGCGTTTGTCATGTTAAGGGGAAATCTGTACTTCACGACAGGTGGAGTCACATTTGTGCTGATGGTTCCTTTGCAAGCTGGGTCGTTAAACATGTTGTTGAGGATGAGTAGAGACTCGTTGTAGCCAGAGTAGATAGCAGGGCAGATGAGGATGGACAGGCTCATATAATCTGTCCCGCATTCCACTGAGATGTCAGTGTAGGCTACAAGTGCAAAGGGGGGTTAACCAGATTTGAAAGTTCAGTTAACTAAACCTAAGCCAAGTTGTGCATCATGTCACTTTTGTGTCGAGAAATTCTACATGGCATGATGAAGTGTAGAAACCGTACAAGAAATGTAGTATACTTAACAACACACAATATGTAAGTTTAGCTTCCATCAAGCCATTCACATGAATCTCCATTCATTTTAATTATGACTAAATTACATCTGGTGCATTTATGAACCATCAAAACCACCAGAACATTTCAGTATCGCATGTAACATTAGATTTCTCCCAAAATGCAAGCTGGCAAGCAAAATTAGTTGATCTAAATACCTGGGCGTCTTGAGGACGATTCACAATCCAATTGGCAGCTTCTGGCCACCAACCAGGCCAGGACGAAAAAGCCAAGATGCGGCATTTTTGTGTAGCTTTACAGTCTGAAAAATGCAAAGACAGTGTGAAAGGgtcaagcaaaacaaaaataattcaGCGAAGTTTGATTGTGCATCCTGAAGATGTTTGTTTGAAAATCTGTGCTTCTCAGACAGAAATGTACCCACCTTGGCAATCccacttttttttgtctttggtCTTTCAGTTATTTGCTGAAATGCTTTTTATACAGAGATCTCCTGCTTGGGATTGGACAGAAAGAAGGTCATTGA
Protein-coding sequences here:
- the LOC124465369 gene encoding zona pellucida-like domain-containing protein 1 encodes the protein MPHLGFFVLAWLVARSCQLDCESSSRRPAYTDISVECGTDYMSLSILICPAIYSGYNESLLILNNMFNDPACKGTISTNVTPPVVKYRFPLNMTNACGSVFMTTSSAGTGVFSDFSNIQTVNISGVVRSYDPTTGTVTYNAELKYYYSCAYPLEYLINNTRIDVSASSIAVKDNNGSFISTLSMALYADSNYTSPLVIPPLGIELRTKVYVQVQATNLTAQYYVLLDRCYASTSPHPTNSTYFNLFVSCSRDQMTNVSENGESQHARFNFPAFRFLEQQNQTVSTYYLHCITRLCEKSTCSTFRQCRKRRRRSVDTGLAENGVTESTTLSTRVPIVTKAESIMAPKIEAQTASNDDSSKGLGVAVGVLTVAVIVVLCMAAVFYRRLKHK